The following coding sequences are from one Lysinibacillus sp. FSL W8-0992 window:
- a CDS encoding LytR/AlgR family response regulator transcription factor, producing the protein MNIWICDDEKAITNAIASKIKLRYPNAQIKQFQNGLELLNQVGSFDVLFLDIEMPDIKGITVAEKLRARQQLNPIIFVTAFEQYVFQAFDVQAFHYLLKPFDTKKLYEVLHTALENRSSQTIDSPYLVIKSGFDLNKVFYHEIYYIEVFGRKLTVHKENSSYTFIGRLKQYEENLGNSFFRINRSYLVNLDYITSYTKQQIILDNGTILTLSQKKYTQFIQIYIDYIQQKGYIHT; encoded by the coding sequence TTGAATATTTGGATATGCGATGACGAAAAAGCAATAACGAATGCGATTGCATCTAAAATTAAACTACGTTATCCTAACGCCCAAATTAAACAATTCCAAAATGGGCTTGAATTATTAAATCAAGTCGGTTCTTTTGATGTATTATTTTTAGATATCGAAATGCCTGATATCAAAGGTATAACCGTAGCTGAAAAATTAAGAGCTCGCCAGCAGCTAAACCCAATTATTTTTGTAACTGCCTTTGAACAATATGTTTTCCAAGCATTTGATGTTCAAGCATTTCATTATTTATTGAAACCATTTGACACGAAAAAATTATACGAGGTATTACATACAGCACTTGAAAACCGTTCTAGTCAGACTATTGATTCCCCATATCTTGTTATTAAATCGGGCTTTGATTTAAATAAAGTTTTTTACCACGAAATCTACTACATTGAAGTATTCGGTCGTAAACTTACAGTGCATAAAGAAAATAGCTCATACACATTTATAGGGCGACTCAAACAGTATGAAGAAAATCTCGGTAACAGCTTTTTCCGAATCAATCGCTCTTATTTAGTCAACCTCGACTATATTACAAGCTATACTAAGCAACAAATTATACTAGATAATGGAACTATATTAACACTTTCGCAAAAGAAATATACACAGTTTATTCAAATTTACATAGATTACATACAGCAAAAAGGATATATACATACATGA
- a CDS encoding 5' nucleotidase, NT5C type, with translation MKFGFDIDDTLIDLRAHAFLLYNKKLGKNIADETFQALQRVEIHEPFGLTDAEGSAMWNSSLDEIYFTDCPIFEAALETLQALHQQGHEIYYITSRPKQYCQQTQQWMKAQGFPIEEGHFYCGMQDVEKVAIIKELDLDVYVDDKPAVLETLKDIKTKVILKNQSYNQLVALPRLHHWHEFLSIIND, from the coding sequence ATGAAATTTGGCTTTGATATAGATGATACGTTGATCGATTTACGTGCACATGCCTTTTTGCTTTATAATAAAAAGCTAGGCAAAAATATAGCAGACGAAACCTTTCAAGCTTTGCAAAGAGTAGAGATTCATGAGCCCTTTGGATTAACAGATGCAGAGGGCTCAGCAATGTGGAACAGTTCATTGGATGAAATCTATTTTACGGATTGTCCAATTTTCGAAGCTGCCCTTGAAACATTGCAAGCATTACATCAGCAAGGACATGAAATTTATTATATTACGTCACGTCCAAAACAATATTGTCAACAAACGCAACAATGGATGAAAGCGCAAGGTTTCCCTATAGAAGAGGGTCATTTCTATTGTGGTATGCAGGATGTGGAGAAAGTTGCTATTATTAAAGAACTTGATTTAGATGTTTACGTTGATGATAAACCGGCAGTGTTAGAAACGCTAAAAGATATTAAAACGAAAGTAATACTAAAAAATCAATCGTATAATCAGCTTGTAGCATTGCCGCGATTGCATCATTGGCATGAGTTTTTAAGCATAATCAATGACTGA